The genomic stretch TGCGGAAGAAGCATTGAGCGATGCAAGAAAAACTCGATCTGAAGTTAACGAAGCTGTAGGTAAGATGGTGCAGGGGCGCAAACAATTGGCCAAAACTAAGCTATATGTCGATAGGATTTACGCAGAAATAGATCGTCTGTATTCAATATTTAAAGAGTACTTTGATAGCCTAAAAGCTTTTGAACAATTGATCTCGAACAAAACGGATATTTCCAAATTTGAAGATGAAGTAATTCTTCTAATTAAAAATGGCTACCAAATTGCAGCAATCCTCACTGATATCATTACAACACCGCTGTTTAAACCTAAAAAAGATGCACAGGGTAATGTGGTGTTAAATGATGAAAACATCGTTGAAATCGAAACCGATAGCGATGGAATGCAAGTGATCAATGAGTCTGGAATAAAAGCTACGCTTGCAAAGTCGAGTAATACTCACAAGTAAGTACTGTTCTCGAAGAGATATAAAGGGAGGTTCTCTCCCTTTTCAATGGAGCTGTATGGTATGTCAGAAACAAATTCACAACACTTCGCACTAGTCGATGAACTAAATAAGACGGTTACTAAAAGTTTAGTAACGACGTTCGGTTTGGACTTTTTACTTTTTGAAGACAAAAAAGGTGGCGATGTTGCAACCGTTCACAATGTTCGCCAGCACCAAAAAGGTGATGCTGAAATCTATGTCTCAAAGAGTGTTCAAGCGGAGTATGCGAATAAAGGGGATTACAAACCAGTTAAACATCATGCTGACGGAAGTATCGTAACTGATAGAAAGAACAAACCCAAAAGAGAAGATCGCTACCACTCTCATCAGAATTATAAGGCGAAGGGAAAGGAAGACAAAAAGCTGCAACATGATGGTAATTTGCCAGACGAATATCGTAACCAGCTTATGTCTCAGGATGAAAAACGCCAACTAGACCACATCATTTCATCGCATGAAGTCCATAATGATGCGGGAAGAGTGCTTGCAGGACTAGACGGCGTAGAACTTGCCAATCAGAACTCAAACTTTCAATCGACACATTATTACATCAACAACCTCAAGTCAGATCATTCTATGGATGATTTCTTAGGAACCGTTGTACCAAGGGCAATTGAGAACAAGCGTAACAATATTGAAAGAGATAAACTGCGTTTGGCTTCTATGCCCTCGGAAACTAAACAGCAAAAGCATGAAAAACGTAAACTAGCAGATAAAATCACCAAGCAAAGTGAACAGGTTGCTGTTCTTGAGAGTCTTGATGAAGATAAAATGCGTGAGGCGGATAAGAGAGCAAGACTGCAGTACGATAAGCAGATCAATTTCACTTACTATACCAGCAGTAAGTTTTTTAAGAGTACTGCGATGGCGTCTAGTAAAGCTGGTTTCGCTATGGGGGTTCGACAGGCTTTGGGGCTTGTTTTTGCCGAAGTTTGGTTTGAAATAAAAGATGTAATCCCTCAGCTATTTAAAGATAAAGAAGAAAATTTCACACTTGATAAGTTCTTAAATAAGCTAAAGGTTACCGCACTAAAAATTTGGGATAGGGTCAAAACTCGATTCAAAGATATTCTGGAAGAGTTTAAAAACGGGGCTTTAGCGGGTGCCTTGTCTAGCTTAAGTTCGACCATAATGAACATCTTTTTCACCACCCAAAAGTTGATTGGAAAACTCCTCCGTGAAACTTGGTCAAGTTTAGTTTCGGCTGCTAAAGTCTTGTTCTTTAATCCGCAGAGACTTAGCCCTGGCGCTTTGGTGCGAGAAGTTACACGTATTTTATCTACTGGTGTTGCGGTTGCAATGGGAGTGATACTTAACCAGCAATTAGCCTCGCTGATGACATTTCCTCTCGGTATTGAACTAGCCTCGTTTGTTAGTGCGGTGGCTACGGGCATAATGACTATTGGTATCACATACTTTTTAGATCACAGTAAATTAATGCGAAAAGTATGGGATTACCTAGATCAGTTTAAGTCAGCAGAAAAGAGAACCTTGGAATACTTCCAGACGGTAAATGCTGAACTTGATCGATACTTGATTGAGCTTTCCAAAGTTGAGTTTAATCTTTCACCTGATGAACTGGCTGGACTTGTCGACAACTTAGAATTTGTTAGTTGTGAATACGAAAGAAGTATGATGTTGTCGAAAGAAGTAAGTCGAAGAGAGATAGAGTTACCTTTTGAAGACAACAACCTTGATAGTACTCGAGCTTGGTTGATGAGTTTATGAACCAAGTTACCTTAAATCCTTTCCCTTGCTATTCATGCGGTAAATGTTGTGCGAATGTTGACTTATCCGCAGAGACCAAGAGCTTGGACCGAGGTGACGGCATTTGCCGTCATCTCAATGTGGAAGATAAACAATGTCGTATCTATGACACGAGACCGGATATTTGTCGAGTGGAACTACAGTATAGAAGGCATTATGCTTCTACTTATACTTGGCAGGCGTTTATTGATATAAATTTATCAATATGTGAGAGCTTGCCTGATAAGTTGGCATAAACATAAGGTGTTCTACAAAACAGCATATCTATGGCAAGTTTCACTTACTTAAGCTTAAGCTGCTCATACTTCTCATCGATAAGTTTCTTGATTACATCGCTGATATTGGAGTCATCCTGCTCCACTAACCATGTTAGCCGTGTTTTAGTTCGGTCTGTCATAGAAACACTGAATAGCCACCGACTTGATAGACACCTTTTAGTTAGACAAAATGACTAACAGAGAGGTGCTTATGAGCAGCAAAAGATATCCAGAAGAATTTAAAATTGAAGCGGTAAAACAGGTCACGGAAAAAGGTCATAGTGTGGCTGATGTTGCCAACCGCTTAGGGACGACTACCCATAGTCTTTATGCTTGGGTGAAGCGCTACGGTCCCGACTCCTCCCAACACCAAGCTCAATCTGATGAAAGTGCCGAAATTCGTAGGCTTCGGAAAGAACTGCAAAGAGTTACCGAAGAGCGGGATATACTAAAAAAAGCCGCGGTGTACTTCGCAAGCCAGTCCGACTGAGGTACGCCTTTATCAAAGCCAACCAGTCAGTTTGGCCTGTTCGACGGATGTGTAAAATCCTTGGGGTTCATCCAAGTGGTTTTTATGCCTGGCTAAAATACCCTGACAGCAAACAAGAGAAACGGCGTAAGTATCTTCTCGGACTTATTAAACAGTTTTGGCTGGAATCAGGTGGGGTTTATGGCTATCGGAAGATATACAGTGACCTACGAGATGAAGGGGAATTCTGTGGAATCAACCAAGTACATCGCTTGATGAAACGAGAAGGCTTACAGTCACAACGCGGGTATCGTAAACCCAGAGCTAAAGCGGGTACTGAACATGTCATTTCGGCTAACAAATTAGCCAGAGAGTTCAATCCAACGGCTCCAAACCAATCGTGGGTGACCGATATTACTTATATAAAAACACATGAAGGTTGGTTGTATCTTGCCGTTGTTGTCGATCTTTTTTCTAGAAGAGTGATTGGTTGGTCGATGAAAAGTCGAATAACTAAAGAGTTGGTTTTGGATGCGCTTTTAATTGCTATATGGCGCCGTTCTCCAAGCCAAAAGGAGCTCGTACATTCAGATCAAGGCAGTCAGTATACGAGTCACGACTGGAACAAGTTCTTAAAGCAACATGGACTGGAAGCCAGTATGAGCCGTCGAGGTAATTGTCACGATAATGCTGTGGCAGAAAGTTTTTTCCAGTTACTGAAAAGAGAACGAGTTAAACGAAAAATCTACTCTACACGGGAAGATGCTCGCATGGATATCTTTGAATATATTGAGATGTTCTACAACGTAAAACGCAGGCACGGTTCCAATAATCAATTGTCGCTTGTAGAGTATGAGAAGCAATATGAGAGAAGACTAACTAGTGTCTACTGACTCGGTGGTTATTCAAATACCTTCTACCCACTTTAGCTTATGATTCAAACATCTCTCGGCCACATGGCCGGGAGTACTTTGTTTTGCAGGCAATGTAACTCAGGTACGGCCTAGGTCATGTACGGTGAAGTGAGGTATATCATCCATTAGATTGGGTGGCTGCTTCTTTTTACCAGCTTCATGTCCAAATAGCTTGGTAATGGTTCGGTTAAGCGTATCTGGGCCCATGTAGGGGCGTTTACTGGCTCGTCTACTGGGAAACACATATTCAGAGCCAAAGCCTCTTATCTTCAACTCCTCAAACCATTTCAATACTTGTGGTGCCAATGGAATGGTAAAGCCTACATTGGTTTTACTATTCCATTGGTAAGTGCCACAAGCCTTCTTCTAGATCAAATTATTCCCATTTCGCTTCACATAATTCGGATTTACGACCCCCTAAACAAACTAAGAGCGTGCAGGCTAGATAGTTGTCGCGGCTAAAGTTGGTGCTGTTTTCTCTAGCAACACGAAAAAATGCTGTTAACTCTGCCTCACTTAATGATCGGTCTTTGTTTTGCTCAATGCCGCCAGCGTCTCTCACAGTGAAAGCAGAAGCCGGATTACCCTGAAGAAGATCTAGCTTAATTCCATGGTTAAAAAGCTGCTTACAGTGACCTAGGCGTCATTGACGATGGTTGGGCGGCCAGAGTCATTAATCGCAGTGATCGCGGTGCGAATATCACGGGCTGTAATTTTATCGAGTGGGATGTCACCGATGTGGGGCGCGATGTCTTTGGTATAGACACGTTTGGGGATATTCGGGTGTTTAAGGCGCTTAACTAAGGTTGGGTACCAATCTTCGAATAGGTCGTTAACGGTTTTGATACTTTCTTGTTCTGCGCGTTTACGTTGTAAAAGGGGGGCAAAGCCTTCACGGACCAGCTTCATTTTAGTAGCAGCTTCTAGACGGGCGTTAGCCAAGGAGAGATCTCTGACCTTACCAAGTGTCATCTCACGGCGTTTCTTATTGGAGGAAAAACGTAACATCCAGCTTGCGGTACCCGATGCTGGAACCACAAGGTATAAGCCCTCTCCATCGGCATGACGTTGTGTTTTACCATCACCAGATTTAATGAGTGCTTCTACTTTCTTAACCGTCAACTTAGCCATAACCCACCTTTAGTAGTGTATGATCTCGGTGAATATCATTTACCCACCACGTTAACCACCAGTTGGTGGTGGTTAATAGCGTATTAAAGAATATTGTGGTGGAAAGTTATCTTGTCTAAGTTGCTGTATTTTCGTTGTTTAAACTCGTAAAAATACAGCATTGGAAATTATTCAATATTCTGGATCTGTTCGCGCCTTTGCTCGATCAGAACTTTCAGTTCTACGCCCGAAGCAGTGATGTCGGTGCTGATCGATTTAGAAGCGAGCGTGTTTGACTCACGGTCGGCTGTCTTGTTTATAAGGAAAGGCGATTCGCTGAACCTGAGGTGTACTGTACAATATGGTCGATTATGTGATCTTAGTAGCTACTTTAATTGTTTTGTTATTCAGGGCTACAAGTTGGCGGTGTGGCTAATGGAAATGGCTAGCGGCTTTGCCCTGAGCGTACTATTTTTGTCAGAAATTGTGCCT from Vibrio parahaemolyticus encodes the following:
- a CDS encoding YkgJ family cysteine cluster protein, with translation MNQVTLNPFPCYSCGKCCANVDLSAETKSLDRGDGICRHLNVEDKQCRIYDTRPDICRVELQYRRHYASTYTWQAFIDINLSICESLPDKLA
- a CDS encoding IS3 family transposase (programmed frameshift), which gives rise to MSSKRYPEEFKIEAVKQVTEKGHSVADVANRLGTTTHSLYAWVKRYGPDSSQHQAQSDESAEIRRLRKELQRVTEERDIPKKSRGVLRKPVRLRYAFIKANQSVWPVRRMCKILGVHPSGFYAWLKYPDSKQEKRRKYLLGLIKQFWLESGGVYGYRKIYSDLRDEGEFCGINQVHRLMKREGLQSQRGYRKPRAKAGTEHVISANKLAREFNPTAPNQSWVTDITYIKTHEGWLYLAVVVDLFSRRVIGWSMKSRITKELVLDALLIAIWRRSPSQKELVHSDQGSQYTSHDWNKFLKQHGLEASMSRRGNCHDNAVAESFFQLLKRERVKRKIYSTREDARMDIFEYIEMFYNVKRRHGSNNQLSLVEYEKQYERRLTSVY
- a CDS encoding integrase arm-type DNA-binding domain-containing protein; the protein is MAKLTVKKVEALIKSGDGKTQRHADGEGLYLVVPASGTASWMLRFSSNKKRREMTLGKVRDLSLANARLEAATKMKLVREGFAPLLQRKRAEQESIKTVNDLFEDWYPTLVKRLKHPNIPKRVYTKDIAPHIGDIPLDKITARDIRTAITAINDSGRPTIVNDA